From Thermus albus, one genomic window encodes:
- a CDS encoding type I restriction endonuclease subunit R, whose amino-acid sequence MSLSSEWRTVQNPLIRYAKEAGWEYLEPQEALRLRGSKERPFLKPVLVQQLQRLNPGAVTSAAKAEEVVRRLLAIRTGIEGNLEAWEYLKGLKTIFVEAERRERNLRLVNLESVEENRFHVTEEFTFQSGADHIRADVVFLINGIPVIVIETKSATRLEGIAEAFDQIRRYHNEGPELMTQAQIFVLINLARFFYGATWSLSRKSLLNWKEESAGDFETLVKSFIAPRRVLRVLSDYILFSRKDGELSKVILRPHQMRAVERVLGRAKDAVTAPRAGPRRGLVWHTQGSGKTYTMLTIARLLIQDPRFQNPTVLLIVDRNELEQQLFQNLEAIGFGRVHRAESKRDLQRLLREDTRGLIVSMIHKFDDMPANLCTRRNVFVLVDEAHRSTGGDLGNYLMGALPNATFIGFTGTPIDRTAHGKGTFKIFGAEDPQGYLDKYSIRESIEDGTTVPLHYQLAPNHLLADREAMEKEFWAVAELEGVAEVEEINRVLDRAVTLTNMLKNRDRVDKIARFVAEHFQAYVKPMGYKAFLVAADREACAFYKEALDRYLEPEQSAVVISAAHNDPPHLKRYHLSEEEETRLRKAFRKPGENPQIFIVTEKLLTGYDAPILYCMYLDKPMRDHVLLQAIARVNRPYESEEGQRKRAGLIVDFVGVFNNLERALAFDSQDISGVVEGIEVLQERFRERMAQAQAEYIAPLKASRAQGDKLAEAILLRFRDKEQREAFYRHFRELEEIYEILSPDPFLRPYLEDYQRLVEMYRLLRSAYEPHVSVDKSFLRKTAEIVQKHSHTEVIHKPTSTYVLGPQALLALLGREQPPTVKVFNLLKELHRLVEEEGRAAPYLLSIGERAEAIRRRFEEQQIDSEQAVRELDELVRQLAEAQTERQSSPLSQQAFAVEWWLRTHQVDPEKASQVAQVMEAAFNSLPHWMDSQEQERELRKDLYKALMEIGVAEVVAWANAILNLLRRAAQ is encoded by the coding sequence TTGAGCCTTTCCTCCGAGTGGCGCACCGTCCAAAACCCCCTCATCCGCTACGCCAAAGAGGCGGGTTGGGAATACCTGGAACCCCAAGAGGCCCTGCGCCTGCGTGGCAGCAAAGAAAGGCCCTTCCTGAAGCCCGTTTTGGTGCAGCAGCTTCAACGCCTCAACCCCGGGGCCGTCACCAGCGCCGCAAAAGCCGAGGAGGTGGTTCGCCGCCTCCTGGCGATTCGCACGGGCATTGAAGGGAACCTCGAGGCGTGGGAATACCTCAAGGGGTTGAAGACCATCTTCGTGGAAGCTGAGCGCAGGGAACGCAACCTGCGCCTGGTCAACCTCGAGAGCGTGGAAGAAAACCGCTTCCACGTCACCGAGGAATTCACCTTCCAAAGCGGCGCAGACCATATCCGCGCCGACGTGGTCTTTTTGATTAACGGAATCCCGGTGATCGTCATAGAAACCAAGAGTGCCACCCGCTTAGAGGGCATCGCCGAGGCCTTTGACCAAATCCGCCGCTACCATAACGAGGGGCCAGAACTGATGACCCAAGCGCAAATCTTCGTCCTCATCAACCTGGCCCGGTTCTTTTACGGGGCCACCTGGTCCCTTTCCCGAAAGAGCCTCCTCAACTGGAAGGAGGAAAGCGCTGGGGATTTTGAAACCTTGGTCAAGTCCTTTATCGCTCCCCGCCGCGTTCTGCGCGTTCTCAGCGACTACATCCTCTTCTCCCGTAAGGATGGCGAACTCAGCAAAGTCATCCTGCGCCCTCACCAGATGCGGGCGGTGGAGCGGGTTTTAGGGCGGGCCAAAGACGCGGTAACGGCGCCCCGTGCTGGGCCCCGCCGAGGCCTCGTCTGGCACACCCAAGGCTCGGGCAAAACCTACACCATGCTGACCATCGCCCGCCTCCTCATCCAAGACCCACGCTTTCAAAACCCCACCGTGCTGCTCATCGTGGACCGCAACGAACTGGAACAGCAGCTTTTCCAAAACCTCGAGGCCATCGGGTTTGGACGCGTCCACCGGGCAGAGTCCAAGCGCGACCTGCAAAGGCTTCTACGGGAAGACACCCGCGGGCTTATCGTCTCCATGATTCACAAGTTTGACGATATGCCCGCCAACCTGTGCACCCGGCGCAACGTCTTCGTGTTGGTGGACGAGGCCCACCGCTCCACCGGGGGCGATTTGGGCAACTACCTGATGGGCGCACTGCCTAACGCCACCTTCATCGGTTTCACCGGCACCCCCATTGACCGCACCGCTCACGGCAAGGGCACCTTCAAAATCTTCGGCGCCGAGGACCCCCAGGGCTACCTGGACAAGTACTCCATCCGGGAATCCATAGAGGACGGCACCACCGTTCCGCTCCACTACCAACTGGCCCCAAACCACCTCCTCGCGGATCGGGAGGCCATGGAAAAGGAATTTTGGGCGGTTGCCGAGCTGGAAGGAGTGGCCGAGGTGGAGGAAATCAACCGCGTTTTGGACCGCGCCGTCACCCTAACCAACATGCTGAAAAACCGCGACCGGGTGGATAAAATCGCCCGCTTCGTGGCCGAACATTTCCAGGCATACGTCAAGCCCATGGGCTACAAGGCCTTTCTCGTGGCCGCGGACCGGGAGGCATGCGCCTTTTACAAAGAAGCCCTGGACCGTTACCTCGAGCCCGAGCAGAGCGCCGTGGTCATCAGCGCCGCGCACAACGACCCGCCCCATCTCAAGCGCTATCACCTGAGCGAAGAGGAAGAAACCCGATTGCGCAAGGCTTTTCGTAAGCCGGGGGAAAATCCGCAAATCTTCATCGTCACCGAGAAACTCCTCACCGGCTACGATGCTCCCATCCTGTATTGCATGTACCTGGACAAACCCATGCGCGACCACGTGCTGCTGCAGGCCATCGCCCGCGTCAACCGCCCCTACGAAAGCGAGGAGGGCCAGCGCAAGCGTGCGGGCCTAATCGTGGACTTTGTGGGGGTGTTCAACAACCTGGAGCGGGCACTGGCGTTTGATTCCCAAGACATAAGCGGCGTGGTGGAAGGCATTGAGGTGCTCCAGGAGCGCTTTAGGGAACGCATGGCCCAGGCCCAGGCGGAATACATCGCCCCCTTAAAGGCCTCGAGGGCCCAGGGCGATAAGCTAGCGGAAGCGATTTTGCTGCGCTTCCGCGACAAGGAGCAGCGTGAAGCCTTCTATCGCCACTTCCGGGAACTGGAAGAAATCTATGAAATCCTCTCGCCGGACCCCTTTTTGCGCCCTTACCTCGAGGATTACCAGCGCCTGGTGGAAATGTACCGCTTGCTGCGCAGCGCCTACGAACCCCATGTGTCAGTGGACAAATCCTTCCTCCGCAAGACCGCAGAGATCGTGCAAAAGCATAGCCATACGGAGGTCATCCACAAGCCCACATCCACGTACGTGTTGGGACCCCAGGCCCTCCTTGCCCTATTGGGCCGGGAACAACCCCCCACGGTCAAGGTGTTCAACCTGCTAAAAGAGCTGCATCGCCTGGTGGAGGAAGAAGGGCGTGCAGCGCCCTACCTCCTCTCCATTGGAGAGCGCGCCGAGGCCATCCGCCGCCGCTTTGAGGAACAACAGATTGATTCGGAACAAGCGGTGCGGGAGCTGGATGAGCTGGTGCGCCAACTGGCTGAGGCCCAAACCGAACGCCAGTCTAGCCCCCTCTCGCAGCAGGCCTTTGCCGTGGAATGGTGGCTGCGCACCCACCAGGTGGACCCTGAAAAGGCCTCTCAGGTGGCGCAGGTGATGGAAGCCGCCTTCAACTCCCTTCCCCACTGGATGGACAGCCAAGAGCAAGAGCGCGAACTAAGGAAGGACCTCTACAAGGCCCTTATGGAAATCGGCGTCGCTGAGGTAGTGGCCTGGGCCAACGCCATTTTGAACCTGCTTCGGAGGGCCGCCCAATGA
- a CDS encoding glycine--tRNA ligase: MPATSLDELVALCKRRGFIFQGSEIYGGLQGTYDYGPLGVELKNNLKQAWWRRNVYERDDMEGLDASILTHRLVLYYSGHEATFADPMVDNRISKKRYRLDHLLKDQPEEVLRRLYRAMEVEEGNLHALVQAMMQAPERAGGAMTAAQVLDPATSEPGDWTPPRYFNMMFKTYVGPVEDEASLAYLRPETAQGIFINFKNVLDSTSRKLPFGIAQIGKAFRNEITPRNFIFRVREFEQMEIEYFVRPGEDEYWHRYWVEERLRWWQEMGLSRENLVPYEQPPEELAHYAKATVDILYRFPHGLEELEGIANRTDFDLGSHTREQEELSITARVLKNEHSTARLAYRDPDTGKWFVPYVIEPSAGVDRGVLALLAEAFTREELPGGEERIVLKLKPQLAPIKAAVIPLAKNRPEITGYAKALKARLQALGLGRILYEDTGNIGKAYRRHDEVGTPFAITVDYDTIGQSKDGTTRLKDTVTVRDRDTMEQIRLHVDELEGFLREKLRW, translated from the coding sequence ATGCCGGCAACAAGCCTTGACGAACTGGTGGCGCTTTGTAAGCGGCGTGGGTTTATCTTCCAAGGCTCGGAGATCTACGGGGGCCTCCAGGGCACCTACGACTACGGCCCTTTGGGAGTGGAGCTCAAGAACAACCTAAAGCAGGCCTGGTGGCGCAGGAATGTCTACGAGCGGGACGACATGGAGGGCCTGGACGCCAGCATCCTCACCCACCGCCTGGTGCTTTACTACTCGGGGCACGAGGCCACCTTCGCCGATCCCATGGTGGACAACCGCATCAGCAAGAAGCGCTACCGCCTGGACCACCTTCTCAAGGACCAGCCCGAGGAGGTGCTGAGGAGGCTATACCGGGCCATGGAGGTGGAGGAGGGTAACCTCCACGCCCTGGTCCAGGCCATGATGCAAGCCCCCGAGCGGGCCGGGGGGGCCATGACCGCGGCCCAGGTCCTGGACCCCGCCACCTCGGAGCCTGGGGACTGGACCCCACCCCGTTACTTCAACATGATGTTCAAGACCTACGTGGGCCCGGTGGAGGACGAGGCCTCCTTGGCCTACCTGCGCCCGGAGACGGCCCAGGGCATTTTCATCAACTTCAAAAACGTCCTGGACAGCACCAGCCGCAAGCTGCCCTTCGGCATCGCCCAGATCGGCAAGGCCTTCCGCAACGAGATCACCCCCAGGAACTTCATCTTCCGGGTGCGGGAGTTTGAGCAGATGGAAATAGAGTACTTCGTCCGCCCGGGGGAGGACGAGTACTGGCACCGCTACTGGGTGGAGGAACGGCTCAGGTGGTGGCAGGAGATGGGCCTAAGCCGGGAGAACCTGGTGCCCTACGAGCAGCCCCCCGAGGAGCTGGCCCACTACGCCAAGGCCACGGTGGACATCCTCTACCGCTTCCCCCATGGCCTCGAGGAGCTGGAGGGCATCGCCAACCGCACGGACTTTGACCTGGGAAGCCATACCCGGGAGCAGGAGGAGCTTTCCATCACCGCCCGGGTGCTGAAAAACGAACACTCCACCGCCCGCCTGGCCTACCGGGACCCCGATACCGGGAAATGGTTCGTCCCCTATGTGATAGAACCCTCCGCCGGGGTGGACCGGGGGGTTTTGGCCCTCTTGGCGGAGGCCTTCACCCGGGAGGAGCTTCCCGGTGGGGAAGAGCGCATCGTGCTGAAACTTAAGCCCCAGCTGGCTCCCATCAAGGCGGCGGTCATCCCCCTGGCCAAGAACCGGCCCGAGATCACGGGCTACGCCAAGGCCCTGAAGGCCCGCCTGCAGGCCTTGGGGCTTGGGCGCATCCTCTATGAGGACACCGGCAACATCGGCAAGGCCTACCGCCGCCACGACGAGGTGGGCACCCCCTTTGCCATCACCGTGGACTACGACACCATCGGCCAGAGCAAGGACGGGACCACCAGGCTCAAGGACACGGTCACGGTGCGGGACCGGGACACCATGGAGCAAATAAGGCTTCACGTGGACGAGCTGGAGGGGTTTTTGCGGGAGAAGCTGAGGTGGTAG
- a CDS encoding TlyA family RNA methyltransferase, with translation MRLDRYLVERGLAETREKAQRLIRSGQVRVEGVVVTKPAHQVAEEAQVEVLAPERYVGRGAYKLLGALEAFPIEVRDQVAADIGASTGGFTQVLLERGARRVYAVDVGKGQLHPRLREDPRVVGLEEQDARTLTLPEPVDLVVMDVSFISSTLLLPKVAEILKPGGQALILVKPQFELGPGVHKGVVREEGLRQRALARVRERALELGFSVLGETESPLPGKEGNREFWLWLIMHPETDGVESPDGGEHGHPNP, from the coding sequence GTGAGGCTGGACCGCTACCTGGTGGAACGGGGCCTGGCGGAAACCCGGGAAAAGGCCCAAAGGCTCATCCGCTCCGGCCAGGTGCGGGTGGAAGGGGTGGTGGTAACCAAACCCGCCCACCAGGTGGCAGAAGAAGCCCAGGTGGAGGTCCTTGCCCCCGAGCGGTACGTGGGCCGGGGCGCCTACAAGCTCCTTGGAGCCCTGGAGGCCTTCCCCATAGAGGTGAGGGACCAGGTGGCCGCCGACATCGGGGCCAGCACCGGGGGGTTTACCCAGGTCCTCCTGGAAAGAGGAGCCCGGCGGGTCTATGCGGTGGACGTGGGCAAGGGCCAGCTGCACCCCCGCCTCAGGGAAGACCCCAGGGTGGTGGGCCTCGAGGAGCAGGACGCCCGCACCCTAACCCTGCCGGAGCCCGTGGACCTGGTGGTCATGGACGTCTCCTTCATCTCCTCCACCCTCCTCCTCCCCAAGGTGGCGGAGATCCTCAAGCCCGGGGGCCAGGCCCTCATCCTGGTCAAGCCCCAGTTTGAGCTGGGGCCTGGGGTGCACAAGGGGGTGGTGCGGGAGGAGGGCTTGCGGCAAAGGGCCTTGGCCCGGGTGCGGGAAAGGGCCCTGGAGCTGGGCTTCTCCGTCTTGGGGGAAACGGAAAGCCCCTTGCCGGGTAAGGAGGGCAATCGGGAGTTTTGGCTTTGGCTTATAATGCACCCAGAAACGGACGGGGTTGAAAGCCCGGATGGAGGAGAGCATGGACATCCGAACCCTTGA
- a CDS encoding restriction endonuclease subunit S has protein sequence MTVTVETNQLPEGYHMTELGPLPEEWRVVRLGEVMRQRKAFITIDDNTLYMRPTVKLRGQGVVLRDIIAGAKLKIKRQQVCYSGDFVVAEIDAKLGGFGIVPPDLSGAIVSSHYFVFELHKNLLEPSFVEFLVKTPILLRQVEPRGSTNYASIRPKQVSSYLIPLPPLPEQRAIARVLRTVQEAKQASYRVIAALRELKKSLMRHLFTYGPVPLNQADQVALKDTEIDPIPEHWRVVQLGEVAEMKQGKVLPTKRMTSAGYPVFGANGQIGWFSEYTHEQSEVLVTCRGATCGTVNVSPPKAFITNNAMVVRPKKEEILGKDFLSFVLRRADPKKAVTGTGQPQITKATLSACLIPIPPLPEQQEIARILQAVDQRIQAEEAYARALGDLFRTLLHQLMSGEKRLPKSFIAQFAESPSHPPENPGPNPQGGAH, from the coding sequence ATGACCGTGACCGTGGAGACCAACCAGCTTCCCGAGGGTTACCACATGACCGAACTCGGCCCCCTACCGGAGGAGTGGCGGGTGGTGAGGTTGGGGGAGGTGATGAGACAGAGAAAAGCATTTATCACCATAGATGATAACACTCTGTATATGCGACCCACAGTTAAGCTTCGGGGGCAAGGCGTCGTATTACGTGATATAATTGCTGGTGCAAAATTAAAAATCAAAAGGCAACAGGTTTGTTATTCTGGTGACTTTGTAGTTGCTGAAATCGACGCTAAACTTGGTGGTTTTGGAATAGTTCCGCCTGATCTGAGTGGTGCAATTGTAAGTAGCCACTATTTTGTCTTTGAACTTCACAAAAACCTCCTAGAACCTTCCTTTGTAGAATTCTTAGTAAAAACACCCATCCTCCTACGGCAAGTAGAACCTCGTGGTTCAACCAACTATGCTTCTATCCGTCCAAAGCAAGTAAGTTCCTACCTCATCCCCCTCCCCCCCCTCCCCGAGCAGCGGGCAATTGCGCGGGTGCTGCGGACGGTGCAGGAAGCAAAACAGGCCAGCTATCGGGTCATTGCTGCCCTGCGCGAGCTGAAAAAGAGCCTGATGCGCCACCTTTTCACCTACGGACCCGTGCCCCTGAACCAAGCCGACCAGGTGGCGTTGAAGGATACCGAGATCGACCCTATCCCAGAGCATTGGCGGGTGGTGCAGTTGGGGGAAGTGGCTGAGATGAAGCAAGGAAAGGTCTTACCCACTAAGAGAATGACATCCGCCGGTTATCCTGTTTTTGGGGCGAACGGTCAGATAGGGTGGTTCTCCGAGTATACACATGAGCAGAGTGAGGTACTTGTAACATGTCGCGGAGCGACCTGTGGAACGGTTAATGTGAGCCCACCCAAGGCGTTCATCACAAACAATGCGATGGTTGTTAGGCCGAAGAAAGAAGAAATCCTCGGGAAAGATTTCTTATCTTTTGTCCTACGTCGCGCTGACCCCAAAAAGGCTGTCACTGGTACGGGTCAACCGCAGATTACGAAAGCCACGCTTTCAGCCTGCTTAATCCCGATCCCTCCCCTCCCCGAGCAGCAGGAAATCGCCCGCATCCTGCAAGCGGTGGACCAGCGCATCCAGGCCGAAGAAGCCTATGCCCGTGCCCTGGGGGACCTCTTCCGAACCCTGTTGCACCAGTTAATGAGCGGTGAAAAGCGGCTTCCAAAAAGCTTCATTGCCCAGTTCGCCGAGTCTCCCAGCCACCCGCCGGAAAACCCCGGGCCCAACCCCCAAGGAGGTGCACATTGA
- a CDS encoding DUF3234 domain-containing protein, with protein MPPWMELSGTWYILEGEPGEHLVLEALGKRLSGIWTSEALAQSFLDRHPQLGMRVAPLASRALKEAFLRALAMLGVEGVLVDYEPGVHQARMARLEALWEEVKHA; from the coding sequence ATGCCTCCTTGGATGGAGCTATCCGGCACCTGGTACATCCTGGAAGGGGAACCGGGGGAGCACCTGGTGCTGGAGGCTTTGGGAAAGCGGCTTTCCGGCATCTGGACTTCCGAGGCCCTGGCCCAGTCCTTCCTGGACCGCCACCCCCAGCTGGGGATGCGGGTGGCTCCCTTGGCCAGCCGGGCCCTGAAGGAGGCCTTCCTGCGCGCCTTAGCCATGCTTGGGGTGGAGGGGGTACTGGTGGACTACGAACCCGGGGTGCACCAGGCCCGGATGGCCCGGCTGGAAGCCCTTTGGGAGGAGGTGAAGCATGCCTAG
- a CDS encoding type I restriction-modification system subunit M: MDIRTLEEWLWDAACAIRGPVDAPKFKDYILPLIFLKRLSDVFQEEVEHLAREFGSTETALQLLEQERQRGQVKLVRFFIPENARWEAIRRQTTGLGQYLTDAVRAVARENERLAGVFDMVDFNATAAGQRIISDEHLATLIEVLSRHRLGLSDVEPDILGRAYEYLLRKFAEGQGQSAGEFYTPREVGILMARLLEPEPGMTVYDPACGSGGLLIKCHLRLLERFGHRESGHLRLPNEVRPLRLFGQEINPTTYAMARMNAVIHDLEADIRLGDTMREPAFRDTAGRLQTFDLVTANPMWNQTFPQDIYENDPYERFPFGTPPSSSADWGWLQHMLASLKDEGRMAVVLDTGAVSRGSGNQGSNRERDIRKAFVEKDLIEAVILLPENLFYNTTAPGVILVINRRKRHPEQIILINASKLFAKGRPKNYLTDEHIQTIAQLYHEWRAEEGLSAIITKEEAARNDYNLSPSRYVAANDKEEVLPLEEAMVRLREAEESRAEAERNLAAVLRLLGLK; this comes from the coding sequence ATGGACATCCGAACCCTTGAGGAATGGCTTTGGGATGCCGCTTGTGCCATCCGCGGCCCCGTGGATGCCCCCAAGTTTAAGGACTATATTTTGCCCCTCATCTTCCTTAAGCGCCTTTCCGATGTGTTCCAGGAAGAGGTGGAACACCTGGCGCGGGAGTTCGGCAGTACGGAAACAGCCCTTCAGTTGCTGGAACAGGAGCGCCAGCGCGGCCAAGTGAAGCTGGTGCGCTTTTTCATCCCGGAAAACGCCCGTTGGGAGGCCATCCGCCGGCAGACCACGGGGCTCGGCCAGTACCTGACGGATGCCGTGCGGGCGGTGGCCCGCGAAAACGAGCGCTTGGCTGGCGTGTTTGACATGGTGGACTTCAACGCCACCGCCGCCGGCCAGCGCATCATCTCCGACGAGCACTTGGCAACCCTCATTGAGGTCCTCTCCCGCCATCGGCTAGGGCTAAGCGACGTGGAGCCGGATATCCTGGGCCGGGCCTACGAGTACTTGCTGCGGAAGTTTGCAGAAGGGCAAGGGCAGTCGGCGGGGGAGTTTTACACCCCCCGGGAAGTGGGCATCTTAATGGCGCGCCTACTGGAGCCGGAGCCCGGCATGACGGTATACGACCCCGCCTGCGGTTCGGGAGGTTTGCTCATCAAGTGCCATCTAAGGCTATTGGAACGGTTTGGACATCGGGAAAGCGGGCACCTGCGCCTGCCCAACGAGGTCCGGCCCCTGCGCCTTTTTGGCCAGGAGATCAACCCCACCACCTATGCCATGGCCCGCATGAACGCGGTCATCCACGACCTCGAGGCCGACATTCGCCTGGGAGACACCATGCGGGAGCCCGCCTTCCGCGATACCGCCGGGCGCCTCCAGACCTTTGACCTGGTGACCGCCAATCCCATGTGGAACCAAACCTTCCCCCAGGACATATACGAGAACGATCCCTACGAGCGTTTTCCCTTCGGCACGCCGCCCTCTTCCAGCGCCGACTGGGGCTGGCTGCAGCACATGCTGGCCTCCTTGAAGGACGAGGGCCGTATGGCGGTGGTGCTGGATACCGGGGCGGTATCCCGGGGCTCGGGCAACCAGGGGTCTAACCGGGAGCGGGACATCCGCAAAGCGTTTGTGGAGAAGGACCTCATTGAAGCCGTGATTCTGCTGCCGGAAAACCTTTTCTACAACACCACCGCCCCCGGTGTCATCCTGGTTATCAACCGCAGGAAACGCCATCCGGAGCAAATCATCCTCATCAACGCCAGCAAACTTTTTGCCAAAGGACGGCCCAAGAACTACCTAACCGACGAGCACATCCAAACCATCGCCCAGCTTTACCACGAATGGCGCGCGGAAGAGGGGCTTTCGGCCATCATCACCAAAGAAGAGGCCGCACGTAACGACTACAACCTAAGCCCCAGCCGCTATGTGGCCGCCAACGACAAGGAGGAGGTGCTGCCCCTGGAGGAGGCCATGGTGCGCCTTCGGGAAGCGGAGGAAAGCCGGGCCGAGGCCGAGAGAAACCTAGCCGCCGTTTTGCGGCTCCTGGGGCTGAAATAG
- a CDS encoding aspartate-semialdehyde dehydrogenase, translating to MRVAVVGATGAVGQEILKVLEARNFPLRELRLYASPRSAGKTLAFRGEELPVEPLPEGPLPVDLVLASAGGSLSKALAPIWAQGGALVIDNSSAWRYEPQVPLVVPEVNREKIFQHQGIIANPNCTTAILAMALWPLHRAFRAKRVVVATYQAASGAGAKGMEELLRETHRYLHGEAPVAEVFAHPLPFNVIPHIDAFQENGYSREEMKVVWETHKIFGDDSLRIGATAVRVPTLRAHAEAVSVEFAGPVSPEAAREVLAQAPGVEVVDEPLSKRYPMPLTASGKWNVEVGRIRKSLAFDHGLDFFVVGDQLLKGAALNAVQIAEEWLKGPLGA from the coding sequence ATGAGGGTGGCCGTGGTGGGGGCCACGGGGGCCGTGGGGCAGGAGATCCTGAAGGTCCTCGAGGCCCGAAACTTTCCCTTGAGGGAGCTTCGCCTCTATGCCTCCCCCCGCTCCGCGGGCAAGACCCTGGCCTTCAGGGGGGAGGAGCTTCCGGTGGAGCCCCTTCCCGAGGGGCCCTTGCCCGTGGACCTGGTCTTGGCCAGCGCGGGAGGTTCCCTCTCCAAGGCCCTGGCTCCCATCTGGGCCCAGGGGGGTGCCCTGGTGATAGACAACTCCAGCGCCTGGCGCTACGAGCCCCAGGTGCCCCTGGTGGTGCCGGAGGTGAACCGGGAAAAGATTTTCCAGCACCAGGGCATCATCGCCAACCCCAACTGCACCACCGCCATCCTGGCCATGGCCCTTTGGCCCTTGCACCGGGCCTTCAGGGCCAAGCGGGTGGTGGTGGCCACCTACCAGGCGGCCAGCGGGGCCGGGGCCAAGGGGATGGAGGAGCTATTAAGGGAAACCCACCGCTACCTGCACGGGGAAGCCCCGGTGGCCGAGGTCTTCGCCCACCCCTTGCCCTTCAACGTCATCCCCCACATAGACGCTTTCCAGGAAAACGGCTACTCCCGGGAGGAGATGAAGGTGGTCTGGGAAACCCACAAGATCTTCGGGGATGACTCCTTGAGGATCGGTGCCACCGCGGTGCGGGTGCCCACCCTAAGGGCCCATGCCGAGGCGGTGAGCGTGGAGTTTGCAGGGCCCGTCTCCCCGGAGGCCGCCCGGGAGGTCCTGGCCCAGGCCCCGGGGGTGGAGGTGGTGGACGAGCCCCTTTCCAAGCGCTACCCCATGCCCCTCACCGCCAGCGGCAAGTGGAACGTGGAGGTGGGGCGGATCCGCAAAAGCCTGGCCTTTGACCACGGCCTGGACTTCTTCGTGGTGGGGGACCAGCTCCTGAAGGGGGCGGCCTTGAACGCGGTGCAGATCGCGGAGGAGTGGCTTAAGGGCCCTTTAGGCGCTTAG
- a CDS encoding M48 family metallopeptidase → MRRTTPPDWQPLEQAVPLDLFRAEVEAWAKRLGVTPREIHIRPMKRKWASCSSRGRLTFSTDLLHQPAAFRREVIVHELLHLKIPNHGRLFKALLKAYLAQGHPGQTP, encoded by the coding sequence ATGAGAAGGACCACCCCCCCCGATTGGCAACCCTTGGAGCAAGCCGTGCCCCTGGACCTCTTCCGCGCGGAGGTGGAAGCTTGGGCCAAGCGCCTAGGGGTAACTCCGCGGGAGATTCACATCCGCCCCATGAAGCGCAAATGGGCAAGCTGCTCCTCCCGCGGGCGGCTCACCTTTTCCACCGATTTGCTACACCAGCCCGCGGCGTTTCGCCGGGAGGTCATCGTGCACGAGCTGCTGCACCTAAAGATTCCCAACCATGGCCGGCTTTTCAAGGCCCTGCTCAAGGCCTACCTGGCCCAGGGCCACCCGGGGCAAACCCCCTAG
- a CDS encoding restriction endonuclease produces MKPILEALADGNPHPRGQLVDQLARRFQLTAEEEALLTPSGKSPLFFTRISWAVAYLKKAGLIATPRRGFYQITKRGKEVLGQDPEPLDKNFLMRFEEFRTFIEQSRAGSASAMPEGETPTASPTPTETLERAYQELRAAVISELMERIREIPPVAFERLVVDVLVKVGYGGMNEDAGVVVGGPGDEGIDGVIRLDPLGLEHIYLQVKKWDQAVGRPEVQKFVGALQGKRARKGIFVTSSEFTKEAREYVAHLDVRVVLIDGKKLAELMFDYGIGVAVVSQYQVKRIDSDYFDELMGQL; encoded by the coding sequence ATGAAGCCCATCCTCGAGGCCCTAGCGGACGGCAACCCGCACCCAAGGGGCCAACTGGTTGACCAGCTGGCGCGCCGGTTCCAGCTAACCGCCGAGGAAGAGGCCCTTTTGACTCCTAGCGGGAAAAGCCCCCTTTTTTTCACCCGGATAAGTTGGGCAGTGGCCTATCTGAAAAAGGCCGGACTCATCGCCACGCCGCGAAGAGGCTTTTACCAGATTACCAAAAGGGGTAAGGAGGTTTTAGGACAAGACCCCGAACCCCTTGACAAAAACTTTCTCATGCGCTTTGAGGAGTTCCGGACATTCATAGAGCAGAGCCGGGCGGGCAGCGCGTCCGCAATGCCAGAAGGGGAAACCCCAACCGCAAGCCCCACTCCCACCGAGACCCTGGAGCGGGCCTACCAAGAGCTTCGCGCAGCCGTGATATCGGAACTCATGGAGAGAATCCGGGAGATTCCCCCCGTAGCCTTTGAGCGTTTGGTGGTAGATGTCTTGGTGAAGGTGGGCTACGGAGGAATGAACGAGGATGCGGGAGTGGTGGTAGGTGGCCCCGGGGACGAAGGGATTGATGGGGTCATTCGGCTTGACCCCCTGGGCTTGGAACACATCTATCTTCAGGTCAAAAAGTGGGACCAGGCGGTGGGCAGGCCAGAGGTGCAAAAGTTCGTGGGGGCATTGCAGGGCAAACGGGCCCGCAAGGGTATTTTCGTCACCTCGTCCGAGTTTACCAAGGAGGCACGGGAATACGTGGCCCACTTGGACGTTCGGGTTGTCCTTATTGACGGGAAAAAGCTTGCGGAACTCATGTTTGACTATGGAATAGGGGTGGCCGTGGTGTCTCAGTACCAGGTCAAGCGGATTGATAGCGACTATTTTGATGAACTTATGGGGCAACTATGA